A stretch of DNA from Besnoitia besnoiti strain Bb-Ger1 chromosome II, whole genome shotgun sequence:
AAAGGGCACGGTAGAGTGTAGCCTGACGCGGAATCAAGCGTTCCACGCTCTTGTGTATGAACAAGAAACGAGGGAAAGCGCCAGCATTCATAGAGTTATCCACCATTGTGTTCGTGTATGCGGTGGGAAGGATGTATACTGTGAAACTGACGTGAAGACCCCGTCTCCTCAGCAATTACACGAAATGGTTTGAACGAAACACGGTAATCCTCAACAGACAACGCCGATCCCATACGACTTACACGATCTTTCCTAACACCGGTAGCCCGTGCCGGAACCTCTCTGGCCTCCAGCGATCTATGATGCTCGAAGTTGAGGACACACCAGAAGATTCACACTGCAGACATTCTGGGTGTCGCTTGATCACGCACCGCAAAGGACGTAGACCCTTCGATGAAATCGCCGATGACAGGTCGAGGCACTTCAGACGCACGCAAGACGCTTGATGCGCCCGGCTGCGCTGACCACCGCAGTTTCCGTCGCAAACAGAGCACAATGCTCTTTCCACCATCAACGATTAGTCTTCCCTCTCCTAGCATACGGGAGCGTTTGTCCCCTCGAGGTCGTGGATTTGGAGAGAACGGATTCTGAGCACCGCCTCAATGCCAAGTACGCAGGAGTGTATCTGAGAGATCGCTGGAGGGCTACTCCATGCATATTCgttccgcctgcgcccgagAAAGTTCAAAGATGTTGCTAGGACAGATCCTCCTTCGGGAAAGTACAGCCACGATACTTCCAACTGTTGTATCTACTGTTTTCGGTGTGTGGAGGTTCCACGATTAGGCTGGCAGCTTCACGAATAGAGAGCGAAAAACGGGACACGGTCAGTCCGCAGCTGCCCATGCCTAGCCAGCAACTTTGTTTGTTATGTGTAGGCGATATACGGAGAAAAGCGCATTCAGCGAAGAGGCACAGGAGGAGAAACTCGGGAGGGATGAGACGCAATCGTCGTACACGGCAACCCTCCACCGAGATGTGATATCTTCAGTTCCCCTGACGGTGGAGGCGACCTCCATCTGTCTTCTCGCCCCGCAGTTATAGCGACTTAGCCCATGATTTCAGGTGAGCGGACAACATAAAGTAGGACGGGGCCTTGAATCCCCTCAGTGGCGCTTTCCTCACGCCTCAGCATGACTTACGCGTGCAGCCAGCGCCTGGCGGGCACCCCCATATTATGCCTACGCGCGTCACAGTGACAAGGTAGCTGACTGCCCCCGAAAAAACCGCGGCAGCACAATGGCTTCCCCATTCCTGTTTTCGCAGATTTTGAGCACATTGGTGCGAAACCACGTCTCTCTTCCGCAGGGCTCAGCTCTCCTAAATTGACGCCGGCGTCCTTCACGGTCTGGATGTGTGCTTAGGCgggcgaccggcgcaggcagccggAGACGAACCGTGTGGCTGTAGTCAgtcagcggcggcagggTGGCTGGGCTGTCGCAGTTCGAGCCGCACTGCTGCTCCAGTCGACAAACTTTCGATTTTTTTCGACTATGAGTCAGATCGAAAAGTTTGTTTTTCTGCAGTGCTACGGGTGTCAACTGCTCCTTGTCAGCAGCAGCCCGCTGCCGTGGTCCGAGCgtgctcgcgcagcgcttgCCGGCAGTCAGCGCGTAGAGGACGCAGCGCGGTCAGCGCGTGTCTTGTAACGTGCATCAACGAAAACTAACTTGCGAATTTTCCACCGCCGTTTCCGTGAAAAAGAGGTCGAACTTGTTCGAGGGACACAAGCTTcagctcttcttcgctgctttGGCGGAAAAGCTTCTTCGAGGCCCGAGAGTCGGGCTCCCTTTCTCGCGACGTGCGGCTTTTTCCTGTCTTCcaagcggcgcctcgtccttTCCTTGCGAACTCTGACAAGGCCCGCGTGCTCAGACGTTAACCGTCCAAATGGGATTTCTTCCTGCAGAGGCACGGCGCGTGCCTCAAGGCGTCCCAGTCGCGTCGAGCCCCGCAGCGCAAAACGGCCGTCCGACCGACACAAGAAACCCAGGAGTCAGTGCAGGTTCACCTCTTCCGGTGGTGATTTGTGGCATCGGCTGGTCGGAGGACCAAGGCGCTCGACCCGACATGGAAGATGGAATGCTGGTCATCGCCGATATCGCGGGTGTCGCGCACGCCTGGCTCCTCGCCATTTACGACGGTcacggcggccgccagaCTGTGAGCGCGCTGCTGGACAAACTGCATGTCAACGTTTTGCGTCATCTTCGCAGCAGAGCCGGGGCCCGCTGGCAAGTCTGCCAAcagcgcgcgtcggcgcgcatCCGCGACATTCAGCGTCGAATGCAGCAGCTCTCCTCTGACCAGCAAAGGGCCCTCACGGATCTTTCGGTTCCCATGCCTTCGCCGGAAAGCCTGCTCGGCTTGCTTCGCCTGAACTGCATCTTTCAGTGGCTTCTCCAATGTGGGGATCCGACCGCACAAGGAACCGGAGTGGATCCTGAAAGAGCGCCCTTTGCCGCCCCGAGTTTTTTGACTatctgcagcgacgaggacgtCCACGCGGCGCTCAACGACGCCTTCATTCAGACCGACCACGAAATTCTGCGCGAGCAAGTTGTGCAGAGCGGCGCCACGGCGTGTCTGTGCCTCGTGAGGCCAGTTCTGCGTTTGGAGCGTCTTCTCGAACTGAATCCAGAGGATCTGACGGAGGCAGACTGGGCTGTCTTTTCGCAGGTGCGCCACAGCGCCGACGCGGTGGCATCCGCAGCGCGTGCACAAGCTGAGAGCCAACTCGTGGGCATGGACGTCACCGTCGCACACCTTGGGGACAGCCGCGCAGTTCTGGCGTACGCAGACGGGCACGCAGACCGCCTCACGCATCCATCCGACCACAAAGCGAGTTGCGATCGGGAGGTCGCCCGCGTGGAGGAGCTCGGCGGATATGTCTTTGGCGAGAGGGTCAACGGCATGCTGGCGATCGGGAGGGCCTTCGGAGACTGGTCGCTCAAGCTGCCCTCAGAAACCATCCAGGAGATCGTGCAGGCATCTTCGCCCACGAGTCGCGCCTTCGACAGACTCCGCACGATGTTTGGCGGGTCGCCGACATCCGCCGCCGATCACCtcgagagcggcgggcgacgctaCGTCGTCAGCAACGAACCCGACGTGCGGACGCAACGCCtctctggaggcgccgcgtcgtgcACGAAGCGCTCTCAGAtgccagcgtcgccgcggccttccccGAGCGGGCAGCCGGCGCTGCTCATCCTCGGATGCGACGGGCTCTTCGACGTGTGCTCAGACCAGAcagtcgcgcggctctctctcgagTTCCTTCACAaactcgccgcagcgcaccCCGACATGACGCCGtccgaagccgcggaggcgacagcgcggatGCTTATTGAAGAAGCCAtcggcgtgcgcagcagcacagACAATGTGTCGGTCCTCGTCGCACTGCTGCATCCGTTCGGCTTCagcgagcgcgtcgccgccctcccctgcgcctccccAAGAAGGGGCGTCAGCCTCCCGACGCTCCAGGCGGGTTGGCtctcgcagagcgccgcgccgtcgatGCGGTCGTCGCTCACTGAGGGCGTGGCTCGCCACGTTTTCGCGTCGAAGACGCCCCGAACGgccgcgccagaggcgctAGCCCGCGCAGCGTTGGCGGCTGACGCCAACACAGGAGTCCACGAaaccgcccgcgccgaccAGGTTGCTGCGCCGAGCGACTGTGGGCAGTCAGTCACCCCAGatctctccgcgtcggctggCTGGGCGGGCGGCTGGCTCGCCAAGGGCCTCGCCAACACGCTCCATGAGGCGTCTTCCCGTATTGCCTCGGCGATTCCTTATTAGCCGTATTCCTGGGAGGAAGCGTCCGGCTGCGGAGTGCACCGAGGAAGTGTTTTAACGTAAATCCTCCGCGCCCCCGATGTAGTATAGGGTCGGCCGCGAAAAATTGGCGGGGCGGGCGCACTGTGCTCGTGCGCCGAGACTCGAAAAAAGTTTTGCTATCTCGCCAGCTGAATAAATACACAGCTTCCGCCCGGTTTCCAGAGAGCCAACTGGTTTCGGCTTCTCCAGGGAACGCGATGACGCCGTTCGTACCAGATGTGTGTGAGTCTTCTGCCATAGGTCGGGCTGAACGTCGAGGGGGGTATTACCAGGCAGAGCGACTGTAAGTCTGGTGCTTTACTCGGTTACCGTAATAAAGCACCATGCAATGTGTGGCTTCAGGCATGCCGCCGTgctccttttttttctctgcatgACTCGCAGTCGGTGCTCTCCGTGTCACAGTTCTTCCACCCGCTCACGAACGGGCACTGCTTGCGTGCGTGAAATCGTTTTCCCAACGTGTtagctcttcttctccccagTTTTGAGACGTCGCTGACCCCTGTTTAGGTGAGGAAGGAGTACCCCTAAGCCGCCGTacagcgccgaggcagctgccCTCGGCGGCAGAAGCAAACGCTCCCACTCGACCTTCCTCGGCAAAATAGTAGCGCGAACTGCTGACTCGCCCCCGGTGCCGAAGCTACTCTACTATACACAGAACTGCTCAGATAGTGCTGCGCTCTCGCGAGGCCACAGCTTTCTGCGAATTAGACTGCTTACGCAGCCAATAGTCATTTTGgccgcccccggcgccgaGTTGACTGACACAGTCCGCGGCGTACGTCCGTTGCTATATGGGTTCACACGTCGTAGCTAAGCCACGGAACTACAGCGGTCTTATCCTGAGCGAGACACGAGCCTCCAGCGCAAACGCTCCTTTCTGTCTGTCCGGCGACTCCGCTTTGAAGAGACAGGCATCCTAGGGTGCAGTTGCTCGATATGACTTTGCCGTCGAGAAAGGCATAACGACTTGTAAGTTGGAGGGTCGAACCCAACTACCGCAGGACTCCCTACGCATGTGAAGCGAATACCCAACTGGGCTGCGTGTCTGCTGAGTGCCTAGCATAGACGCAAAGATCTCTTATGCGGTCACTGGGAGTAAGTTGGCGGGCAAAACGTATGGCGCTGTAGAGCGCATGTGGTATTTGATGATTCGGAGAAGGAGGTGCGACGGGCGGTGCAGGTTCGCTCCAGTCGCAGCACGGAGGCACTCTTGCGTGAAGCAAAACTCCGTCGTAAGCAAACCCGTGCCGCGACGCTGCCGTCCGCGGGACGGGTTCATGTGCGAAAAACGTATCTTTGTCACATTCCACGGCTCGCGCCCCTTCGGGCTCCTCTTTCCCCGAATCTCCCCTTCTAGGGAGATGCCTGATCGCTAACGGCAGTCAGCTGCTCACGGCAAGCTCGCCGTTGAGGTTCGCGAAGTGCAGGAAGTGCGTGGTGCgcaaaggcgaggcgcgtcaTCGTCCACGGGGTAGTCCTGCGAAAAGACTATGTTTCAGTGTCTGCTGGCATGCCGTCGCTCCTAAAGGAGCTGTTGGCCTACAGCAGTGGATTGAGCCTTTGACCGATGCAGGAAAACCGTTTTCCAGCGGGAACTCCACGGTCCCAGCACCCCCAATGTTAGGGGGTTCCTACAGGTCACTCACTCACTGCGCGTGgtggcgcctggcgcgcagAGTTGAGCGTCGTGGAAGCGCGCGTAACGAGCAGTCAGCAGCGAAGTAAAGTTTCTGTGGAAGTAGGCGCAGAGCGTGGTCGAAGGTGGCAGCTTGTCTGTCATTCTCTTTCCGGCACTCTGTCTCGGAAAACTGGGCACGATTCTGCAAGTTTTCCGATGTATCTCGGAGTCTTACGTGGTGCGTCAACACGCATAAATCGAttcgcgcggcttcctcggtTGCTTTGCTCGCTCGTCCTTCCCCGTTTCTGCCACGCGCGACCTTACCAGCTGTAGCAACTCGCGAGGCCACCGTGGCAAACGCGATCGGTCGGCCTTCTCTCAAACTAGTCTTTCTACGTAACTGCAGATATGCCATTGCTCTCGAGAGAGCTGAGACACTCAGTCATTCTGGACACGCTGGTGACTCTTTGGTCTCAGTGTTGGCATCTTTGTATCCGctctcctgcctcctccgcgccccgGGTTCTGCCTGCTTGCCACCGCGGGCTTCGAGGTCGATTCttgtccgcggcggcgccgcggtccGCGGTCGATTTTCTGGGACATTCAAACGGCCGAATTCTGAAGACTGCTGTGTCTGGAGATTGTGAAAGGGTATCTCCATTCTCAGTGTAGACCCCGTTGTGTTTCATCGATTTttcccgccttcttctgcgggcGGTATCGCGGGCGGGATTCCCGACGCCTGCCCatggccgccgcgaggcacgTCTTTTCCCGCAGCGGGTGCCTGTTTGTATAATTCTTGTATCCAGtccttttctttctcgcgtTTTCCCTCTTTTCTGTCGTTAGTTCTAGCCCGCAACTCCCCCCCGAGTCACCCAGCTTTTGCTCCTTGCCGCCCTCTACTGTTTTCGcgcccggcgtcgcctcacggcccgcgtctccctctcccttcGTGTCTTGCGTTGCGTCCTTTGCAGCCTCTGCTGTGCCGATTCTTCCTGTATATCCTCTGATTCTTCTGTGTCTCGTtggtttcctctctcttgtctccattctcttctcgcgccggAAGCCTTCCCCTGTCCTCCCCGGGGGCCAGGGGTCCACTGCGACGttggcgccgcctgcccgCCCATTCCCCGTTTTGCGGCGGCGTTTTTGGCTGTGAAAAGATGGATTCCTCGTCCATGCCTCCGGACCAGTTCCGGAGGGTGCAGGatcagcagcggcgcctgtggCTGGTGCACGAAGTGCGCCAGCaagagcggcagcgccagcagctcaGGGCACCGTCCGGTGCCctccctgcctccgcctctcccgcgtccccctcctccgcctcttctgaaccccgtcctgcgcctcgcctccctctgcagccctcgtcttcgtcgtcgccaccTCGGTATGTGAACccgctccgcgagcgcggccgccggcctccgcgcacctcctcttcgtcgtccgcctcctcatcttcctcgtcttcgtcgtatCCTCCATTCTCCTTTGtccctgcgtcttctttcgcgtctgcgacggaggcggagctTCAGCGCGCGGCCGTGATGACAATGGTGTCTCTTCCCGacggccgtcgcctgcgccgacagGTGCAGCCtggcgacgcggtcgcggccgtggaggcgcgctggcggggcgacgcggggggAAGGTCACTGTCCCAGCggtcctcctcctcgacgccgcgacgctggcTGCATGACAtcgtgggcgccgcgcccgtggCAAGGGCCtcagaggcgcccgcgggtgcgcggcgcgcgagaagcctGCATCCTGTTGGAGAGCCTGAAGACGGGATCTTCGCCTCGCCAGTCCGcgacgcctctccgccgctcgtgttccccttcgcctccgcctcggcagcctcgcggtctgcagccgccgctgcgttgGCCTCTCGCCGCTACCTTCGCGTGAGTGTGTACCCTCAGATGCATCTGTGCAGCGGATGTCGCAGCCGCTCGTTTTATACTTAGTTGTTTATTGAAGCACAGGTGGCGGTTCAGAAAGGTGGAAAGCATGTCGCGACCTCAGGCTGCTGACGCCGTTTTCTTGTGAACCGTTGAAAGCccccctaaaccctaaaccccaaTCTTAGCGGTGGTGTggacgctcgccgcgcgtggcttctcggagtcgcgcgcgtctggcgggcTCTGCGGGCTTTGAGCTTTGCTCTttcgtgcatgcgcgctcCCCTTTGATGTGTCGCTCCTTCTGCCGCAGCAACCGCAccagaggcagcggctgcagcgtcaGCTGGCCGCACTGGGAACTTCGatgtcggcggcctcgacgtCTGCGgtggacgcgctgcagcggggtctctctccgctgctgctgtcgtcgGATGGAGCGATCTCGGGGCTCGCGTGGCTCCTGCAGAGTGCGGGGGGCGTCCTCGGCGTGGTCGCGGAGGAGAACGACCCGGGGGACATTcgcccgcagctgcaggagcacgcgctgcgtcttctgaGAAACCGGAAGGTGAAGCGCATCCAGCTCGTCTCAGACGCTTCggccgcttccgcctcctcgagcttCTTCCGAagggacgcgggcgcgctgaAAGCCATCACCACGTACTACACGGAAGAGGACTTCAAGTGTCCCATCTGCTTCGAGATTTTCCTCCGCCCCGTGGTGACCCCCTGCCTCCACATTTTCTGCAGAGACTGCAtgctcgccgtcctcctgcgCACGTCCATGTGCCCCCTGTGCAGGGGACCCGTCTACGCCGAGCAACTCGAGCCCATCGAGGCCTGCTCCAGCGAGAAAGTCGTCGACTTCGCACTCAACGTGAGGACGGCGAGACCGAACACTCAGCCCTGGACCGCAAACGCAGCAGAATAAGTCGTTAgggcagacacacacacgtagATCCAGAGAGCCAAGACAGGCAGCAGACGACAgggggcgcggctgcctccgtTGACGTCTCATCGTGGCCGCAGGCGGGTGCGAGGCGGGGCTGCCACGCTTGAGGCGTATTTTCCAGGCTGTAGTGGCACTGTGTCCCGTGCAGTCGACGACTGTGGTGCGGTTTGCGTGTCCGCTCGCTGAAGCATGAGCCACTGGCTCTGTTTTTtcggcctcgtctgcttGTGTCTCCAGTATCTCCTCCTCCCCGTGGGCTGCACGCAGTGCTACTGGCAGGGACCGGTTTCGTCTTGGGCGAGCAACCACAATGCGCGGCGGTGCCGGCGCATCGCCCGCCACCTGCGCCGCACGGACCCGGCACCGAAACCCGCGTCCGACGCCTCCACGGCTTCCTCCACGACCGCCTCGAGCGCTTCCGCCCCGCGACCCCGTCCGCCCTCCGAGgcggagcgaaggcgacaggaggaggcgcaggtgCGCGACGCGTTCTTCCTCCCTCACGGGCAGGCTGAAGGCTCCACGGGCccgtgcggcgcctcgcggccccTTCCGGCGCTCCCCGCGGCCcccgtggcgccggccgccgtgGAGGCTCGCTgcccggcggaggaggcgagaccCGACGGCGGTCGGAGTGGCTCGGGGACCGCTGAGGCtccagcgggcgcggcggtcaGCGCCACCGCGGAAgggggcagcggaggcagcgaagaggaggagttCGCTGGCGAAGTCGAGCGTGAGCCCTCGGCTCTGGAGTTGccgggcggccgcgagcgcacagacgaaggcgaggcgcgtctcctccgcagccaacgcgcgcaggagagaggTCTCCGAGGCCGGCAGGACTCTCTGTTGCGGAAGTTGGAGACAGCGGGGGAAGaggacgctgcagcagcgggggGGCAGGCCGCCAGCCAGGTTGAAGGCATGGGGGAGTTGATTGCGTTCCTGCAGGCGCATCTGCCGGAGTTCGGCAAGGCGTCTCCCGAGGCGTCCGTCGaggagtctccgcgccgcggcctgagcgaggcgccgaagtCCGCTGTGGCGCCATTCCCGGCCTCCTTCGGCGTCTGCACGCGCGTCTGCATGGTCACGCACCGCATGGAGAACGTCGCGGGTGCGGTTggcggcttcttcttcggcagCGGCACCTTCGCCCACATGCAAGCGGTCCTAGAATTCCGCCCCGCgccggaggaagaggaggaggcggagggtcgcaggcagcggaggcgcgcggagcgccgcgcgctgcagctcgtcaAGCAGAAGGGGTCTCTGGACGTTCAGCGAAGGTCCTCCAGCGGCCTCGGAGGCGGCATCGTCAGCTGG
This window harbors:
- a CDS encoding protein phosphatase 2C domain-containing protein (encoded by transcript BESB_034350), whose product is MGFLPAEARRVPQGVPVASSPAAQNGRPTDTRNPGVSAGSPLPVVICGIGWSEDQGARPDMEDGMLVIADIAGVAHAWLLAIYDGHGGRQTVSALLDKLHVNVLRHLRSRAGARWQVCQQRASARIRDIQRRMQQLSSDQQRALTDLSVPMPSPESLLGLLRLNCIFQWLLQCGDPTAQGTGVDPERAPFAAPSFLTICSDEDVHAALNDAFIQTDHEILREQVVQSGATACLCLVRPVLRLERLLELNPEDLTEADWAVFSQVRHSADAVASAARAQAESQLVGMDVTVAHLGDSRAVLAYADGHADRLTHPSDHKASCDREVARVEELGGYVFGERVNGMLAIGRAFGDWSLKLPSETIQEIVQASSPTSRAFDRLRTMFGGSPTSAADHLESGGRRYVVSNEPDVRTQRLSGGAASCTKRSQMPASPRPSPSGQPALLILGCDGLFDVCSDQTVARLSLEFLHKLAAAHPDMTPSEAAEATARMLIEEAIGVRSSTDNVSVLVALLHPFGFSERVAALPCASPRRGVSLPTLQAGWLSQSAAPSMRSSLTEGVARHVFASKTPRTAAPEALARAALAADANTGVHETARADQVAAPSDCGQSVTPDLSASAGWAGGWLAKGLANTLHEASSRIASAIPY
- a CDS encoding hypothetical protein (encoded by transcript BESB_034360) is translated as MDSSSMPPDQFRRVQDQQRRLWLVHEVRQQERQRQQLRAPSGALPASASPASPSSASSEPRPAPRLPLQPSSSSSPPRYVNPLRERGRRPPRTSSSSSASSSSSSSSYPPFSFVPASSFASATEAELQRAAVMTMVSLPDGRRLRRQVQPGDAVAAVEARWRGDAGGRSLSQRSSSSTPRRWLHDIVGAAPVARASEAPAGARRARSLHPVGEPEDGIFASPVRDASPPLVFPFASASAASRSAAAAALASRRYLRQPHQRQRLQRQLAALGTSMSAASTSAVDALQRGLSPLLLSSDGAISGLAWLLQSAGGVLGVVAEENDPGDIRPQLQEHALRLLRNRKVKRIQLVSDASAASASSSFFRRDAGALKAITTYYTEEDFKCPICFEIFLRPVVTPCLHIFCRDCMLAVLLRTSMCPLCRGPVYAEQLEPIEACSSEKVVDFALNYLLLPVGCTQCYWQGPVSSWASNHNARRCRRIARHLRRTDPAPKPASDASTASSTTASSASAPRPRPPSEAERRRQEEAQVRDAFFLPHGQAEGSTGPCGASRPLPALPAAPVAPAAVEARCPAEEARPDGGRSGSGTAEAPAGAAVSATAEGGSGGSEEEEFAGEVEREPSALELPGGRERTDEGEARLLRSQRAQERGLRGRQDSLLRKLETAGEEDAAAAGGQAASQVEGMGELIAFLQAHLPEFGKASPEASVEESPRRGLSEAPKSAVAPFPASFGVCTRVCMVTHRMENVAGAVGGFFFGSGTFAHMQAVLEFRPAPEEEEEAEGRRQRRRAERRALQLVKQKGSLDVQRRSSSGLGGGIVSWFTGPSPAASGIQTPEGAAEDAPRRQAKKGGDACSPASASDEEEDRSSRITYLSLEWLGEGPCGRMDWQVSPAFPAFRPSAIKMFVYRTEEAGDAPPVPSLDSEELFSSLSFASPSASPSPAHTSSASSSDADGFSPFSFFLGRSSEALGADSPAAGGRRARAAGRPPRSAASEARRRRACEEASGGLCRSRQGREAGEVVRRPEDRQVVYLPGAVLLQLLLQVQTRPYRVLGWNCRDFCNLLLNCACTHPSRPQQVIRVPRPTGHCPSLRRFLASLEQEGMPPMPLPASPSAPVSAEASCEPREESPPPSASPESLASSAAASVSEVPTRSEAADDAASPARTASVVSLASSQNEVARKASRGSLVRHVTGRLLRRRSSAARDGSPSAAGAAPAVSSPTATGLRLGLGLGLGRRRSSAKAEEPRGELQQSAREAEAKPEEGREGGEAAEAPGDGERQEESQVGMHTKGERDAAAAAAWWVARRCGGFGSSERYPRYELGVKTIFLCLFGAEDRNRAALRPAAQMLLSTAKWWRSIFGSRESLQTGASSAATCASSSPSGAFAGAASGSGSGSGSAASGEHAAPYLPTLATPLPSSKQLRLRYETLPVLLLELQVRDRERAAERGEGVGSLPPEKIGFLSLEFRSDVGVQWHFYRQRPPGLEAAESEGGTSVVVSASLTSAEDSVYCFAELQRFLDEIRDREYHPTKWSSWDFVDSMLMRCAPQEATDLLLLPIAELQ